One Oryza sativa Japonica Group chromosome 8, ASM3414082v1 DNA window includes the following coding sequences:
- the LOC9267462 gene encoding probable histone H2A.3, translating to MAGRGKAIGSSAAKKATSRSSKAGLQFPVGRIARFLKAGKYAERVGAGAPVYLAAVLEYLAAEVLELAGNAARDNKKTRIVPRHIQLAVRNDEELSRLLGAVTIANGGVMPNIHNLLLPKKAGSSAKAAAADDE from the exons ATGGCTGGTAGGGGCAAGGCGATCGGCTCGAGCGCCGCCAAGAAGGCCACGTCGCGGAGCTCCAAGGCCGGGCTCCAGTTCCCCGTCGGCAGGATCGCCCGCTTCCTCAAGGCCGGCAAGTACGCCGagcgcgtcggcgccggcgcccccgtctacctcgccgccgtcctcgagtACCTCGCCGCCGAG GTTCTTGAGCTCGCCGGGAACGCGGCGCGGGACAACAAGAAGACGCGGATCGTGCCGAGGCACATCCAGCTCGCCGTGCGCAACGACGAGGAGCTGTCGCGCCTGCTCGGCGCCGTCACCATCGCCAACGGCGGCGTCATGCCCAACATCCACAACCTGCTCCTCCCCAAGAAGGCCGGCTCCAGcgccaaggccgccgccgccgacgacgagtaG
- the LOC107277965 gene encoding probable inactive receptor kinase RLK902 codes for MASSGRRRDVLLLLLLLVLVARAAAADMAGDRAALLALRDAVGGRHLPWDPSAPTPCGGAWRGVGCSASGDRVTELRLPGKSLRGAVPVGTVGNLTALRTLSLRMNAISGGIPADIGGCVQLRSLNLSGNRLAGGLPEGLFSLALLEKVDLSGNRLTGGVSPEFSRLASLTTLNLDRNGFDGTLPGNLTLPNLARFNVSYNGQLGGAVPASLAGMPASAFLGTSLCGAPLAPCANPSPTPPSPPGDSKGGGKLSRGAIIGIVLGAVAALVVALTVGFLACFRRRATAPRSRSTAAAAAAHDVAEPITVTVARTDMDAAVKQSHSPPPPGEGSTKLVFVGGAPERPYDLDTLLRASAEVVGKGAAGTTYRATLDGGEPVLAVKRLREVSLSEREFRDRVAAIGAVSHDSLPRLLAYFYSREEKLLVYEFVVGAGSLAALLHGNGEKLDFAARARIALAVARGVAFIHRGGPISSHGDIKSSNVVVTATRDAAYVTDYGLAQLVGGAAAPPTTKRGAGYRAPEVVDARRVSQSADVYSFGVLLLELLSGRPPLDATPDGGAAVDLPRWMRSVVQEEWTSEVFDAAIGNEARTEGEMMRLLQLGMECTEHHPDRRPAMAEVEARIERIVEDACRNADSGSTDGSRSMSA; via the exons ATGGCGTCGTCCGGGCGACGCCGCGacgtcctgctgctgctgctgctgctggtgctcgtcgcgcgcgcggcggcggccgacatGGCGGGCGACCGCGCGGCGCTGCTGGCGCTGCGGGACGCGGTGGGGGGGCGGCACCTGCCGTGGGACCCCTCGGCGCCCACGCcgtgcggcggcgcgtggcgcggcgtcgggtGCTCCGCCTCCGGCGACCGCGTCACCGAGCTCCGGCTCCCCGGGAAGAGCCTGAGAGGAGCGGTGCCCGTGGGCACGGTCGGCAACCTCACCGCGCTGCGGACGCTGTCGCTCCGGATGAACGCGATATCCGGCGGGATCCCCGCGGACATCGGCGGCTGCGTCCAGCTCCGGTCGCTGAACCTCTCCGGGAACCGGCTCGCCGGCGGGTTGCCGGAGGGGCTCTTCTCGCTGGCGCTGCTCGAGAAGGTGGACCTCTCCGGGAACCGCCTCACCGGCGGCGTCTCGCCGGAGTTCAGCCGGCTCGCGAGCCTGACCACGCTGAACCTCGACCGCAACGGCTTCGATGGCACGCTCCCCGGTAACCTGACGCTGCCGAACCTCGCGCGGTTCAACGTGTCGTACAATGGCCAGCTCGGTGGCGCCGTGCCGGCGTCGCTCGCCGGGATGCCGGCGAGCGCCTTCCTCGGCACGTCGCTCTGCGGCGCCCCGCTCGCCCCGTGCGCCAAcccctcgccgacgccgccgtcgccgcccggggaCAGCAAGGGCGGCGGAAAGCTCTCCCGTGGCGCGATCATCGGCATCGTCCTCGGCGCCGTGGCCGCGCTCGTCGTCGCGCTCACCGTGGGGTTCTTGGCGTGCTTCCGGCGCCGGGCGACGGCGCCACGGAGtcggagcaccgccgccgcggcggccgcccacGACGTGGCGGAGCCCATCACGGTGACCGTGGCGAGGACGGACATGGACGCCGCCGTCAAGCAGtcgcactcgccgccgccgccgggcgaaGGCAGCACCAAGCTGGTGTtcgtcggcggcgcgccggaGCGGCCGTACGACCTGGACACGCTGCTGCGCGCGTCGGCCGAGGTGGTCGGCAAGGGCGCGGCTGGGACGACGTACCGCGCgacgctcgacggcggcgagccggtgctcgccgtgaaGCGGCTGCGCGAGGTGAGCCTCTCGGAGCGCGAGTTCCGGGACCGCGTCGCGGCCATCGGCGCCGTCAGCCACGACAGCCTGCCGCGCCTCCTCGCCTACTTCTACAGCAGGGAGGAGAAGCTCCTCGTCTACGAGTTCGTCGTCGGCGCAGGCAgcctcgccgccctcctccacg GCAACGGCGAGAAGCTGGACTTCGCGGCGCGGGCGCGCATCGCgctggcggtggcgcgcggcgtggcgttCATCCACCGCGGAGGGCCAATCTCATCGCACGGCGACATCAAGTCGTCCAACGTCGTCGTCACCGCGACACGGGACGCCGCCTACGTCACCGACTACGGCCTGGCccagctcgtcggcggcgcggcggcgccgccgactaCGAAGCGGGGCGCGGGGTACCGCGCGCCGGAGGTGGTCGACGCGCGGCGCGTGTCGCAGAGCgccgacgtgtacagcttcggcgtgctgctgctcgagctgctcagcggccggccgccgctcgacgCGACgccggacggcggcgccgccgtcgacctgcCGCGGTGGATGCGGTCGGTGGTGCAGGAGGAGTGGACGTCGGAGGTGTTCGACGCCGCCATCGGCAACGAGGCGCGCACCGAGGGGGAGATGATGCGGCTGCTGCAGCTGGGCATGGAGTGCACCGAGCACCACCCCGACCGGCGGCCGGCCATGGCCGAGGTGGAGGCGCGGATCGAGCGCATCGTCGAGGACGCGTGCCGGAACGCCGACTCCGGCAGCACGGACGGCAGCCGGAGCATGTCGGCGTGA